AGCCGACCCGAGTACGCCGGTAGCGGGTTGACCGTGGCGGCGAATCGGGGCGGTGTCTATCGGGGTGCGGTGGACGTCGATCAACTGGCCACCGAACTGCTGACCGTTGTCGCGGCCGGGGACGGTCCGGTGCTGGTGTCCGGATATCATCCGGATCTGGACCGGCGCGGGCACCGGTTCGGGGTCGAATCCGAGCCGTGGCTGGCGGCAGTGGTCGAGCTGGACCGGCTGGTGGGCCGCCTGGTCGCCGGGCTGCCGGCGGACGCGGCCCTGCTGGTCACCGCCGATCACGGCCAGCTCAACGTGCCGGCGGAGCCGGACTACCGGTTCGACCTGGACACCGACCCCCGGCTGCGGGCCGGCGTACGGCTGGTCGCGGGGGAGCCACGGGTGCGCTACCTGCACACCCTGCCCGGCGCGACCGACGACGTGGTGGCGGCCTGGCGGAGTGTTCTCGGTCCGGCCGCCTGGGTGGCGCGGCGCGCCGAGCTGGTCGAGGCGGGCTGGTTCGGTCCGGTGCCGGCCGATCATCTGCCCCGCATCGGCGACGTGGTGGTGGTGTGTCAGGAACGGTTCGTGGTGGTGGCCACCGAGACCGATCCGGTCGGCTCGTCGTTGATCGGGTTCCACGGTGGGGTGACCGAGATGGAGCTGTCCATCCCGCTGTTGGTCGCCACCACGGGGTGATCCCGGCCCACTCCCGCCTGCGGGGCAGGTCGGACTTATCAGAATGTTCGCTGTATACCTGGAGCGAAGACATCAAGATCGGCGGAAGACCGGATCGGCGCGACCTGGCTTACCAATGGCCGGCTACGCTGTTACGGGGTAATGACGTCCGCCGGACGGAAAATCAACCCAGGCGGT
The sequence above is a segment of the Solwaraspora sp. WMMD406 genome. Coding sequences within it:
- a CDS encoding nucleotide pyrophosphatase/phosphodiesterase family protein; the protein is MSGPDPMMVEADLLRPARPEYGEASLADVLPSALAVLGVPGAVDVLGLTGPLAGVRRLVVLLVDGLGWHQLPAAGRVAPALARLAAAPTARRLTTGFPSTTPTSLVSLGTGVAPGAHGVLGFRTAVPGTDRVLNHIEWRDDPDPLRWQPVPTQLQRAEAAGVAVTVVSRPEYAGSGLTVAANRGGVYRGAVDVDQLATELLTVVAAGDGPVLVSGYHPDLDRRGHRFGVESEPWLAAVVELDRLVGRLVAGLPADAALLVTADHGQLNVPAEPDYRFDLDTDPRLRAGVRLVAGEPRVRYLHTLPGATDDVVAAWRSVLGPAAWVARRAELVEAGWFGPVPADHLPRIGDVVVVCQERFVVVATETDPVGSSLIGFHGGVTEMELSIPLLVATTG